The following are encoded together in the Mesoterricola sediminis genome:
- a CDS encoding S9 family peptidase — MLRSRPSRNLLAFAATFAYGCLMAQTPTPPVAPQIDHVSVWHGEQVHDPWFWLREKANPQVVAYLEAENAYTAAVTRELQPFADALYAEMLGRIKQTDLSVPQVNRGWYYYQRTEEGKQYPIRCRRRAGADGAYDPAAPEQVILDLNALAQGRKFLGLGATAVSDDGHRLAYALDTTGYRQYELYVKDLRTGAVGPRVAERVTSVAWAADGRHLFFATEDAVTKRSDRVWRLDPGAKRPTLVRHEPDELFTTGIGRTRDGAFLLMETRSTDTWETRCLRADRPKGAFRAVAPREKGHKYAVDHRAGAFWIRTNRGAVNFRLVTAPAANPGPRAWKEVLPGREDVLLEDIDCYRDFVVAQEKTAGLDRFRVFDPAKGAWREIAFPEQVYAAGPAGTPDFGSRTYRISYQSMVTPPAVYDVDMATGNRTLLKATEVLGGYDPSKYATERLWATARDGVRVPLSIVYRKGTPRDGSAPLLLYGYGSYGYGMPASFQSQRLSLLDRGMVFCVAHIRGGNELGEGWHRDGMLMKKMNTFNDFIDSAEYLVREKWTSSSRLVIEGGSAGGLLTGAVTNLRPELFKAVHSAVPFVDVMNTMMDATLPLTVGEYLEWGNPNEKAAFDYMRAYSPYDNLARKAYPSILVTTSFNDSQVMYWEPAKYVARMRTLKTDANPLLLKIKMEPAGHGGASGRYDALKDRAFELAWILDQVGLRR; from the coding sequence GTGCTGCGATCCCGCCCCTCCCGTAACCTGCTGGCCTTCGCGGCCACCTTCGCCTACGGTTGCCTCATGGCCCAGACCCCCACCCCGCCCGTCGCCCCGCAGATCGACCACGTGTCCGTGTGGCACGGGGAGCAGGTCCACGATCCCTGGTTCTGGCTCCGGGAGAAGGCGAACCCCCAGGTGGTGGCCTACCTGGAGGCGGAGAACGCCTACACGGCCGCCGTCACCCGCGAGCTCCAGCCCTTCGCCGACGCCCTCTACGCCGAGATGCTGGGCCGGATCAAGCAGACCGACCTGTCCGTGCCCCAGGTCAACCGGGGCTGGTACTACTACCAGCGCACGGAAGAGGGGAAGCAGTACCCCATCCGCTGCCGCCGCCGGGCCGGCGCGGACGGCGCCTACGACCCCGCCGCCCCCGAGCAGGTGATCCTGGACCTCAACGCCCTGGCCCAGGGCCGCAAGTTCCTGGGCCTGGGCGCCACGGCCGTGAGCGACGACGGGCACCGCCTGGCCTACGCCCTCGACACCACGGGCTACCGGCAGTACGAGCTCTACGTGAAGGACCTGCGCACCGGCGCGGTCGGCCCCCGGGTGGCGGAGCGGGTGACCAGTGTCGCCTGGGCCGCCGACGGCCGGCACCTGTTCTTCGCGACGGAGGATGCGGTCACCAAGCGGTCGGACCGTGTCTGGCGCCTGGATCCCGGGGCCAAGCGGCCCACCCTCGTGCGCCACGAGCCGGACGAACTGTTCACCACCGGCATCGGCCGCACCCGGGACGGCGCCTTCCTGCTCATGGAGACGCGAAGCACGGACACCTGGGAGACCCGCTGCCTCCGGGCCGATCGGCCCAAGGGCGCCTTCCGTGCGGTGGCGCCCCGGGAGAAGGGCCACAAGTACGCCGTGGACCACCGGGCCGGCGCCTTCTGGATCCGCACCAACCGGGGCGCCGTCAACTTCCGCCTCGTCACCGCCCCCGCCGCCAACCCCGGCCCCCGGGCGTGGAAGGAGGTCCTGCCGGGCCGCGAGGACGTGCTGCTCGAGGACATCGACTGCTACCGCGACTTCGTCGTCGCCCAGGAGAAGACCGCCGGCCTCGACCGGTTCCGGGTCTTCGACCCCGCGAAGGGCGCCTGGCGCGAGATCGCCTTCCCCGAGCAGGTCTACGCGGCCGGGCCCGCGGGAACCCCCGATTTCGGGTCGCGGACCTACCGGATCAGCTACCAGTCCATGGTGACCCCCCCCGCCGTCTACGACGTGGACATGGCCACCGGGAACCGCACCCTCCTGAAGGCCACCGAGGTCCTGGGCGGCTACGACCCCTCCAAGTACGCCACCGAACGCCTCTGGGCCACCGCCCGGGACGGGGTCCGCGTCCCCCTCTCCATCGTCTACCGGAAGGGCACGCCCCGGGACGGCTCGGCGCCGCTGCTCCTCTACGGCTACGGATCGTACGGGTACGGCATGCCGGCCTCCTTCCAGAGCCAGCGGCTGAGCCTCCTGGACCGGGGGATGGTCTTCTGCGTCGCCCACATCCGCGGCGGGAACGAACTGGGGGAGGGCTGGCACCGGGACGGAATGCTGATGAAGAAGATGAACACCTTCAACGACTTCATCGATTCGGCCGAGTACCTCGTGCGCGAGAAGTGGACGTCGAGCTCCCGGCTCGTCATCGAGGGCGGCAGCGCCGGCGGCCTCCTCACGGGTGCCGTCACCAACCTGCGGCCTGAGCTCTTCAAGGCCGTGCACAGCGCCGTGCCCTTCGTGGACGTCATGAACACCATGATGGACGCCACCCTGCCGCTCACCGTCGGCGAGTACCTGGAGTGGGGCAACCCCAACGAGAAGGCCGCCTTCGACTACATGCGCGCCTACAGCCCCTACGACAACCTGGCCCGCAAGGCCTACCCCTCCATCCTCGTCACCACGAGCTTCAACGACAGCCAGGTGATGTACTGGGAGCCCGCCAAGTACGTGGCCCGGATGCGCACCCTCAAGACGGACGCCAACCCCCTGCTCCTGAAGATCAAGATGGAGCCCGCCGGCCACGGCGGCGCCTCGGGCCGCTACGACGCCCTGAAGGACCGCGCCTTCGAGCTGGCCTGGATCCTCGACCAGGTGGGCCTCCGCCGCTGA
- a CDS encoding aldo/keto reductase — translation MTTPPPILLSNGVAVPALGFGTWQIPEGPAAFDAVTCALASGYRHIDTARAYGNEASVGRALRASGLRREEVFVTSKLPAEEKDSGRVLAAFDATMAALGLDQLDLYLIHAPWPWSRIGLDCMAQNKAIWKVFERLYADGRVRAIGVSNFNEAELGGLLEVCDVAPMVNQIRFFIGDTQPSLVAFCQARAIAVEAYSPLATGRLLANPDLASLAQRLGVTLPQLCLRHALQKGLIVLPKSVTPARIRQNLEVDFQLSAEDMAWLDGLTGTVPRR, via the coding sequence ATGACCACCCCGCCCCCCATCCTCCTCTCCAACGGCGTCGCCGTGCCCGCCCTCGGCTTCGGGACCTGGCAGATCCCCGAGGGCCCCGCCGCCTTCGACGCCGTGACCTGCGCCCTCGCCAGCGGGTACCGCCACATCGACACGGCGCGGGCCTATGGGAACGAGGCCAGCGTGGGCCGGGCCCTCCGCGCCAGCGGCCTGCGCAGGGAGGAGGTCTTCGTGACCAGCAAGCTCCCGGCGGAGGAGAAGGATTCCGGCCGGGTCCTGGCGGCCTTCGACGCGACGATGGCGGCCCTGGGCCTCGACCAGCTGGACCTCTACCTCATCCACGCCCCCTGGCCCTGGAGCCGCATCGGGCTGGACTGCATGGCCCAGAACAAGGCCATCTGGAAGGTGTTCGAGCGGCTCTACGCCGACGGCCGCGTCCGCGCCATCGGAGTCTCCAACTTCAACGAGGCCGAATTGGGCGGCCTCCTGGAGGTGTGCGACGTGGCGCCGATGGTGAACCAGATCCGGTTCTTCATCGGCGACACCCAGCCCTCCCTGGTGGCCTTCTGCCAGGCGCGGGCCATCGCCGTGGAGGCCTACTCCCCCCTGGCCACCGGGCGCCTCCTCGCGAACCCCGACCTCGCCAGCCTGGCCCAGCGCCTGGGCGTGACCCTCCCCCAGCTCTGCCTCCGCCACGCCCTCCAGAAGGGCCTCATCGTCCTGCCCAAGTCGGTGACGCCGGCCCGCATCCGCCAGAATCTGGAGGTGGACTTCCAGCTTTCGGCCGAGGACATGGCTTGGCTCGATGGCCTGACCGGCACCGTCCCCCGGCGCTGA
- a CDS encoding response regulator: MASILLLAVSAVLQITAAGLALRLVRTTGRMAAWILFSVAMVLQALRRIVLLGGLLAGPGRPVALDDVLGLAISLAMVLAVWLIKDIFERLARSEAHLEREVAQRTRDLELARDAAEAASRAKSTFLANMSHEIRTPMNAVIGLTHLALLTELTDTQRQYLDKVKRAAESLLGILNDVLDFSKIEAGRIDLEARPFLLEEVLDRVIQVAGVRAMEKHLDLMLDVAPDVPPSLVGDPLRLAQVLLNLCSNAVKFTDAGEVVVAVARAEAGGGEGVALRFTVRDTGIGMTPEEAAKLFRPFTQVDASSTRRFGGTGLGLAISHRLVALMGGTIQVTSEPGRGSVFAFTLPFPVGDLRPEHRVVQMPDLAGLNVLVVDDSANARAILEGLAHSLGYLCTTAASAGEALARLREAGPARPFDLVLMDWNMPEVDGFEAARRILAEPGLPHRPKVIMVTAFCDETMRRRVQEEGLDGLLPKPVTPSSLFDAIVAVHRGRGARAPEPAKAAPEPEVDARLAGAQVLLVEDNAFNRQVASELLALKGVQVTLADDGAQALELLRQRRFQAVLMDLQMPVMDGYEATRRVRADPALAGLPILAMTAHAMAQERARCEQLGMNDYITKPIDPADLYARLARWVGPEPAAVPALPGIDAEAGLACLAGNLDLFDRMLRLFLDLRCGAAEEIGVALAAGNREQARLLAHTMIASSGSIGARALAEASRGLQQTLDRGEDPAEALARFRACLDEVAGGLRRRYGAGA; encoded by the coding sequence ATGGCATCCATCCTCCTCCTCGCGGTGTCGGCGGTGCTCCAGATCACGGCCGCGGGCCTGGCCCTGCGCCTCGTCCGGACCACGGGGCGCATGGCGGCGTGGATCCTCTTCTCGGTGGCCATGGTGCTCCAGGCCCTGCGGCGGATCGTCCTGCTGGGGGGCCTCCTCGCGGGGCCGGGCCGGCCCGTGGCGCTGGACGACGTGCTGGGGCTCGCGATCTCCCTGGCCATGGTGCTGGCGGTCTGGCTCATCAAGGACATCTTCGAGCGCCTCGCCCGCAGCGAGGCCCACCTGGAGCGGGAGGTGGCCCAGCGCACCCGGGACCTGGAGCTGGCCCGGGACGCCGCGGAGGCGGCGAGCCGCGCCAAGAGCACCTTCCTGGCCAACATGAGCCACGAGATCCGCACCCCCATGAACGCGGTGATCGGCCTGACCCACCTGGCCCTGCTGACGGAGCTCACGGACACCCAGCGCCAGTACCTGGACAAGGTGAAGCGCGCGGCGGAATCCCTGCTGGGCATCCTCAACGATGTCCTCGACTTCTCCAAGATCGAGGCGGGGCGCATCGACCTGGAGGCCCGGCCCTTCCTGCTCGAGGAGGTGCTGGACCGGGTGATCCAGGTCGCCGGGGTCCGGGCCATGGAGAAGCACCTGGACCTGATGCTGGACGTGGCCCCGGACGTGCCGCCCTCCCTGGTGGGGGACCCCCTGCGGCTGGCCCAGGTGCTCCTGAACCTCTGCAGCAACGCGGTCAAGTTCACGGACGCCGGCGAGGTGGTGGTCGCCGTGGCGCGGGCGGAGGCCGGCGGCGGCGAGGGCGTGGCGCTCCGATTCACGGTGCGGGACACGGGCATCGGCATGACCCCGGAGGAGGCGGCGAAGCTGTTCCGGCCCTTCACCCAGGTGGACGCCTCCAGCACGCGGCGCTTCGGGGGCACGGGCCTGGGCCTGGCCATCAGCCACCGCCTCGTGGCGCTCATGGGGGGCACCATCCAGGTCACGAGCGAACCGGGCCGGGGCAGCGTCTTCGCGTTCACCCTGCCCTTCCCTGTCGGCGACCTGCGGCCGGAGCACCGGGTGGTCCAGATGCCGGACCTCGCCGGCCTGAACGTCCTGGTGGTCGACGACAGCGCCAACGCCCGGGCCATCCTGGAGGGCCTGGCCCACAGCCTCGGGTACCTCTGCACCACCGCCGCCTCCGCCGGGGAGGCCCTGGCGCGGCTGCGGGAGGCGGGCCCGGCCCGCCCCTTCGACCTGGTCCTCATGGACTGGAACATGCCGGAGGTGGACGGCTTCGAGGCGGCCCGCCGGATCCTCGCCGAGCCGGGCCTGCCCCACCGGCCCAAGGTCATCATGGTCACCGCCTTCTGCGACGAGACCATGCGGCGCCGGGTGCAGGAGGAGGGCCTGGACGGCCTCCTGCCCAAGCCCGTCACCCCCTCGAGCCTCTTCGACGCCATCGTGGCCGTCCACCGGGGCCGGGGGGCCCGCGCCCCGGAGCCCGCGAAGGCCGCCCCGGAGCCGGAGGTGGACGCGCGGCTGGCGGGGGCCCAGGTGCTCCTGGTGGAGGACAACGCCTTCAACCGCCAGGTGGCCAGCGAACTCCTCGCCCTGAAGGGCGTCCAGGTCACCCTCGCCGACGACGGGGCCCAGGCCCTGGAGCTGCTGCGCCAGCGGCGCTTCCAGGCCGTGCTCATGGACCTGCAGATGCCCGTCATGGACGGGTACGAGGCCACCCGCCGGGTGCGGGCCGACCCCGCCCTGGCGGGCCTGCCCATCCTGGCCATGACCGCCCACGCCATGGCCCAGGAACGGGCCCGGTGCGAGCAGCTGGGCATGAACGACTACATCACCAAGCCCATCGACCCCGCGGACCTGTACGCGCGCCTGGCGCGCTGGGTGGGCCCGGAACCGGCGGCCGTCCCGGCCCTCCCCGGCATCGACGCGGAGGCGGGGCTGGCCTGCCTCGCGGGCAACCTGGACCTGTTCGATCGCATGTTGCGCCTCTTCCTGGACCTCCGGTGCGGGGCCGCGGAGGAGATCGGGGTCGCCCTGGCGGCGGGGAACCGGGAGCAGGCCCGCCTCCTGGCCCACACCATGATCGCCTCCTCGGGCAGCATCGGGGCCCGCGCCCTCGCGGAGGCCTCCCGCGGCCTGCAGCAGACCCTGGACCGGGGGGAGGATCCCGCGGAGGCCCTGGCCCGTTTCCGGGCGTGCCTGGACGAGGTGGCCGGGGGTCTTCGGCGGCGGTACGGCGCGGGCGCTTGA
- the recD2 gene encoding SF1B family DNA helicase RecD2, which produces MPDAPLTPEPGAEPRREPLAGLVERVTFHNPDTGFSVLRVLVRGRREPVTVIGTVAAIQAGEQIQASGTWENHRDHGPQFKAAFLKATLPTTLAGIETYLGSGLIPGIGPVYAEKLVKAFGEQVFDLIESDPGRLKEIPGIGPVRARRIIAGWAEQKAVREIMLFLQSHGVSTARAVRIYKTYGADAIPLVTENPYRLAKDIRGIGFKSADQIARQLGIAPDSMLRARAGVTYALLEALHDGHCALPEDDLLGLAARLLELPREPLAEALAEEVAEGNVIRDTLGGRWCAFLPHLWRSERILAGRIRALGTGAPPWPAIDPAKALPWVEGTLGVTLAASQRAAVKQTLASKVMVITGGPGVGKTTLVNAILRILGAKGVEVALAAPTGRAAKRLSESTNLPAKTLHRLLEFDPAGGGFKRGPDHPLPADLVVVDEMSMVDVPMMASLLQAVPDRAAVLLVGDMDQLPSVGPGQVLADLIGSGTLPVTRLTEIFRQAAESRIIVNAHRINRGQMPEGDVPRDRPTDFYLVEADAPETAVARILEIVRHRIPARFGLDPVRDVQVLCPMNRGAVGARALNVALQEALNPGGPGQPAVERFGNTYRVGDKVMQIVNDYDKETFNGDIGRVAAVDLDAGEAAISFDGRLVPYAFGELDEIMLAYAASIHKSQGSEFPAVVIPVMTQHYAMLARNLLYTGVTRGRKLVVLVGQKKAVAIAVQGVKAQGRWSKLREWLIAGDAPHPGA; this is translated from the coding sequence ATGCCCGACGCCCCCCTGACGCCCGAACCCGGCGCGGAGCCCCGGCGGGAGCCCCTCGCGGGCCTGGTGGAGCGCGTCACCTTCCACAACCCGGACACGGGCTTCTCCGTGCTGCGGGTCCTGGTGCGGGGGCGCCGGGAGCCCGTGACCGTCATCGGCACCGTGGCCGCGATCCAGGCCGGGGAGCAGATCCAGGCCAGCGGCACCTGGGAGAACCACCGGGACCACGGGCCCCAGTTCAAGGCCGCCTTCCTGAAGGCCACCCTGCCCACGACCCTGGCCGGGATCGAGACCTACCTGGGCAGCGGCCTGATCCCCGGCATCGGCCCGGTCTACGCGGAGAAGCTGGTGAAGGCCTTCGGGGAGCAGGTCTTCGACCTGATCGAGTCGGACCCGGGGCGGCTCAAGGAGATCCCGGGCATCGGCCCGGTGCGGGCCCGGCGCATCATCGCGGGCTGGGCGGAACAGAAGGCCGTCCGCGAGATCATGCTGTTCCTCCAGTCCCACGGCGTCAGCACCGCCCGGGCCGTGCGCATCTACAAGACCTACGGGGCGGACGCCATTCCGCTGGTGACCGAGAACCCCTACCGCCTGGCCAAGGACATCCGCGGGATCGGCTTCAAGAGCGCCGACCAGATCGCGCGCCAGCTGGGCATCGCGCCCGATTCCATGCTCCGGGCCCGGGCGGGGGTCACCTACGCCCTCCTGGAGGCCCTCCACGACGGCCACTGCGCCCTCCCCGAGGACGACCTGTTGGGTCTGGCGGCGCGCCTCCTGGAACTCCCCCGGGAACCCCTGGCGGAGGCGCTGGCCGAGGAAGTCGCCGAGGGGAACGTCATCCGGGACACCCTCGGCGGGCGCTGGTGCGCCTTCCTGCCGCACCTGTGGCGGTCCGAGCGGATCCTCGCAGGCCGGATCCGGGCCCTGGGCACGGGGGCTCCCCCCTGGCCGGCCATCGATCCGGCGAAGGCCCTGCCCTGGGTGGAGGGCACCCTGGGCGTCACCCTCGCCGCCAGCCAGCGGGCCGCCGTCAAGCAGACGCTGGCCTCCAAGGTCATGGTCATCACGGGCGGCCCCGGTGTCGGCAAGACCACCCTGGTGAACGCGATCCTCCGGATCCTCGGCGCCAAGGGCGTCGAGGTGGCCCTGGCCGCGCCCACGGGCAGGGCCGCCAAGCGCCTCTCCGAGAGCACGAACCTGCCCGCCAAGACCCTGCACCGCCTCCTGGAATTCGATCCGGCCGGCGGCGGCTTCAAGCGCGGCCCCGATCACCCGCTCCCCGCGGACCTGGTGGTGGTGGACGAGATGTCCATGGTGGACGTGCCGATGATGGCCTCCCTCCTCCAGGCCGTGCCGGACCGGGCGGCGGTGCTGCTCGTGGGGGACATGGACCAGCTGCCGTCGGTGGGGCCGGGCCAGGTCCTGGCCGATCTCATCGGTTCGGGGACCCTCCCCGTGACCCGCCTCACGGAGATCTTCCGCCAGGCGGCGGAGAGCCGGATCATCGTGAACGCCCACCGCATCAACCGGGGCCAGATGCCCGAAGGGGACGTGCCCCGGGACCGGCCGACGGACTTCTACCTCGTCGAAGCCGACGCGCCCGAGACCGCCGTGGCCCGGATCCTCGAGATCGTGCGCCACCGGATTCCCGCGCGGTTCGGCCTGGATCCCGTCCGGGATGTCCAGGTGCTCTGCCCCATGAACCGCGGCGCGGTGGGGGCCCGGGCCCTCAACGTCGCCCTGCAGGAAGCCCTCAACCCCGGGGGGCCCGGGCAGCCCGCGGTGGAGCGGTTCGGAAACACGTACCGGGTGGGCGACAAGGTCATGCAGATCGTCAACGACTACGACAAGGAGACCTTCAACGGCGACATCGGCCGGGTCGCGGCCGTGGACCTGGACGCCGGCGAGGCCGCCATCAGCTTCGACGGCAGGCTCGTGCCCTACGCCTTCGGCGAACTGGACGAGATCATGCTCGCCTACGCCGCGAGCATCCACAAAAGCCAGGGCTCCGAGTTCCCCGCCGTCGTCATCCCCGTGATGACCCAGCACTACGCCATGCTGGCCCGGAACCTCCTCTACACCGGCGTCACCCGCGGTCGGAAGCTCGTGGTCCTGGTGGGCCAGAAAAAGGCCGTGGCCATCGCCGTCCAGGGCGTGAAGGCCCAGGGCCGCTGGTCCAAGCTCCGGGAGTGGCTGATCGCCGGGGACGCCCCCCACCCGGGCGCCTGA
- the dmeF gene encoding CDF family Co(II)/Ni(II) efflux transporter DmeF, with amino-acid sequence MNALSGPPLHSHAFDTGNAAGERGTRLVLGITLATMVVEIAAGWWFNSMALLADGWHMSSHAVAIGVSALAYRVARRQAGSGRYAFGTWKIEILGGFASALFLLVVAALMVGGSLERLFDPRPIAYREAIAVAILGLLVNLACAFILGQSHGGHDHGHDHGHGHADLNLRSAYLHVLADAATSVLAILALAGGLVFGWRWLDPAMGFAGAVLVAVWARGLLRDTSRVLLDAENDAPVAGEIREVVAAHPAWGPAVQVADLHVWQVGKGRFACILALSGTDPGLAPEAVHAALAIHEEIVHLTVELREVR; translated from the coding sequence ATGAACGCCCTGTCCGGTCCCCCCCTCCACAGCCACGCCTTCGATACCGGCAACGCCGCGGGCGAGCGAGGCACCCGCCTCGTCCTGGGCATCACCCTGGCCACCATGGTGGTGGAGATCGCGGCGGGGTGGTGGTTCAACTCCATGGCCCTCCTCGCCGACGGCTGGCACATGAGCTCCCACGCGGTGGCCATCGGGGTCAGCGCCCTGGCGTACCGGGTCGCCCGGCGTCAGGCGGGCAGCGGGCGGTACGCCTTCGGCACCTGGAAGATCGAGATCCTCGGCGGGTTCGCCAGCGCCCTCTTCCTCCTGGTGGTGGCCGCCCTCATGGTGGGGGGCAGCCTCGAGCGCCTCTTCGATCCGCGCCCCATCGCCTACCGGGAGGCCATCGCCGTCGCCATCCTGGGCCTCCTCGTCAACCTGGCCTGCGCCTTCATCCTCGGCCAGTCCCACGGCGGCCACGACCACGGCCACGACCACGGGCATGGCCACGCGGACCTCAACCTGCGCTCCGCCTACCTGCACGTCCTCGCCGACGCCGCCACCTCCGTCCTGGCGATTCTCGCCCTCGCCGGGGGCCTCGTCTTCGGCTGGCGCTGGCTGGACCCCGCCATGGGCTTCGCCGGGGCGGTCCTGGTGGCGGTCTGGGCCCGGGGCCTCCTGCGCGACACCTCCCGGGTGCTCCTGGACGCCGAGAACGACGCCCCGGTGGCCGGCGAGATCCGGGAGGTGGTGGCCGCCCATCCGGCGTGGGGGCCCGCCGTCCAGGTCGCGGACCTGCACGTGTGGCAGGTGGGCAAGGGCCGTTTCGCCTGCATCCTGGCCCTGTCCGGCACCGACCCCGGCCTCGCGCCCGAGGCCGTCCACGCCGCCCTGGCCATCCATGAGGAGATCGTGCACCTCACGGTGGAGCTGAGGGAGGTCCGCTAG